The sequence CCTGCCCTACATAACGTTTATCCATGGAGCGGTCACATGTGGTGATCTATACATCACGCCACACTCCCGGACATGGACAGGATCCGCCCGGCCTCCGTCACAGTGATAGGTTGCTCAGGAGCCGTAGTTTGCCTCATCGAACGCCTTCCTGGCCCGCTTCAGCTCTTCATTCATGGTGAGCAGGTCCTTAACTCTGGCAAACTTGCGGGGATCCTTCCGTATCAAGAACACGATATCCTCAACCTGGACCCTCCCCTGGCGCCCGATAGACATGGCCTTGTGGGTCTAGAGAGACACAAGGGTTAATCAATATTAGAAAACTACAGATAGCAGCTAGGACATTTGGCACTATGCTCTACTTCAAATCAAACATTTAGATGATGAGCTCACTGTTCTATACGTACCCCCTTGCAAGTTTAACTACATTGTGTTTTACTTGTTCTGCTGTCCTTCTGTGCTTTTATAacagaaggttttttttattgttaatgtcCTGATACATGTCACAAAAATATATCATAAAGATTTGTGTCATATTGTAGTGCAACAACAATAAACTGTAACAATATAAAAGACAagactgaaaagcacagaactAGAAAGATGAAGCAATATGTATATGTACAAACCATAGACCACGGTCATCACAAGCTCTACTTGAACAATGAAGTACTTTCCCTACAACAAGAactataaacaattattattccCGTCCAGAGTGTAGTCTCTGACTTACTACAGCATCCACACAATCatgatctgtgtggagtctgtatgttctccccgtgtttgcgtgggtttcctcccacactccaaaaacatactagtaggttaagtggctgctatcaaactgaccctagtctctctatctctgtctgtttgtctgtctgtgtgtgtatgttagggaatttagactgtaagctccaatggggggcagggactgatgtgaacgagttctctgtacagcgctgcggaatcagtggcgctatataaataaatgatgatgatgatcaatacaAGAAGTGTCAGCATATTTTACATTGTAATAGTTTTGTCTAATGTGCATAAGGGACAAAAGCATTCGATAAGTACATGTCATAATTTGCACaaacatcatcatttatacagcgccagcaaattctgtaacactttacaattgtaaacaaacacagtaataaaacaatactgggtaagatAGACAGAGATAAGAGAGTCCaggagattacaatctatagggacaATCCAGCATGCACTGAGATTGGCTGAGGTGCAGCAGCAGGGAATCTACGTGTATGAAGTAAGATTAAATTAAACTAATTCCAGACATCATCAAACAAGGACAGGTTCAATTATACAGAGAGCCAAGAGATTCCGCATCCGTCACCTGTACAGAAATTTGCTGTGCAATTTTTGCTACTTAAATGTAATGCAAGACTTAAAGATGAAATGACAAATGGCTTGATGACAACCAGCCAGTTACAGGAACAATAACACACTGTGTTTCACGcataaaaggccacacagtaatgacCTGTAGACTTAATACTCTAACTAAATTGCAGGGCTGCACCAGTATATGTAGGGAGAGAGTAGAGTCAACTGGGTACAATGAGCATTTGCAGTTATTGTGATGAGGTCAGGTGTCACACTCTCATATGTCCGGTGTGGGGTATACTCACCATTTCTGTAATGAATTCTATCACCAAGTCTTCCAGAATATCCACAGATTCCGTATAAGGGTTCTGGTCATCTCCAAATCCATACATCATACACCTCACTGCAGGACAGGACAAGACATCCGTCATACCAGCGTATCTTCAACCACTGCAAGCTGCACTACACCAGCCTGTATCCTGAGATTATATACTGCTAACCTGACCTTTACCATTTCTATTAGAATTTGTGCATTAAATCTTCCAAGTATCAATGTTAAACAGAATTATATGGCTGTAACCGCAATATTTGCTTAGTATTCTTTATGATGTACAAACttaaaattagaaaataaaatgtcattactTTATTACCCAACATTTGTCGTACATTTTAAGGCTGGTCTGTGGTGAGTTTCTGAACACCATTGTTTCCCAGATTTGTGTGGCATTATTAAGGATATACAAGTTATGTATAGAAGTAGTCTGGACTAGGCCTTGTACCTTCACAGAAACAAAACTCCTCTCTAACATTTAATATCCACATAAATCATGCAGGCTATAATATCCTATAAGCTGTGGTAACGTGTAGGCCTTGCTGTGACTTTTAGTTCTACAAAAGCTGAAGAGACGCAGACTGCCTCACTTTGCTAAATGGGTCTCCACATCAATTAACCCAGACACAATCCTGCTCCATCCcaggagacctgggggtaaatgtatgaacgtgcgggttcttcaacacccgctgcattgtaaagggaaacttccctttacaatgcagcgccacttgaaatttaatcaccgaacacgcgagtgttgaagaacccgcgcgttcatacatttaccccctggtctgggcCCCTAATGGCGGTATCACCAGTGTGAGAATACCCACTTACACTCTTTGGAGAAAAGTCTCTTCCTCCGGCCCTGTCCTCCTTCCGCACCCCCCACGGTATCGTCATTTTCTTCCTCGAACTGGAAATACAAAGTGTTGTTAGTGACAAAGCTGGAAATCTTACTGTAACGACGGGGAGGAAAATATTGTAACATTTACAAACCAACAACAGGCACCGGCAGTGACACTAATGACTACACTGTGTCTACCTGCATATAATAACACAACCTGCACTACCTGATGTTGTATGAGGATCCGGTTATCTAGGGGAATACAAAGATCCCCCCACCCGGTATGGTCAGTCACTGGGGGGGGAATCACTACATCTCTTGGTAACTGGTCTCTGCTGATATAAGAGATGCCAGCTGCACAGAAAACAGGGACAATTATCCCGATTACAGCAACCAATGAGATGGAAATAACCTTATTCCTTATTACAAAACCTCCAGGAGACAGAAACAATATAACttccacatattaataaatatcaaTCAATACAGAGGAGAAATAAGAGAGCTGTGTGCATTATAcgctgtatattataatatatatattaggctTAGGAGGTCTGTGTCTCACAAGTGGATGGGGAGCTACAAGGCCCAGCAtggctattaatataatataatataatatagtataatataatataatatagtcacACATCGTCCTACCGTCTGATCTTCGTCCTCGTCCGCCATCTTGTCTCCTCCTCCAGCCACTTCCGGGAGTACAAACATGGCGGCGGCGCGGGCTCGGAATACGGCTCTTTACGA is a genomic window of Mixophyes fleayi isolate aMixFle1 chromosome 2, aMixFle1.hap1, whole genome shotgun sequence containing:
- the TAF13 gene encoding transcription initiation factor TFIID subunit 13, which codes for MFVLPEVAGGGDKMADEDEDQTFEEENDDTVGGAEGGQGRRKRLFSKELRCMMYGFGDDQNPYTESVDILEDLVIEFITEMTHKAMSIGRQGRVQVEDIVFLIRKDPRKFARVKDLLTMNEELKRARKAFDEANYGS